In Psychrobacter ciconiae, the genomic window AGAGTATATGTCTGAGGCGCAGCTTGAGCATTTTCGTGCCATTTTACTTGACTGGAAGGAACAATTGATTGGCGAGGCGGATCGCACCAAGTCTTATATTCAAGACGAGTCCAGCGCCATGCCAGACATCAACGACCGTGCCACTCAAGAAGAAGAGTTTGCCCTTGCCCTGCGTACCCGCGACCGTGAGCGCAAACTGATCCGTAAGATCGATAAGTCCATCGCCGAAATCGACAATGAAGAGTACGGCTACTGCGAAACTTGTGGCGTTGAGATTGGACTGCGCCGCTTAGAAGCGCGCCCAACCGCAACCCAGTGCATCGATTGCAAAACCTTATCAGAAATTAAAGAGCGTCAAAACCAAGGTCACACCTAGAGTTTTGCTTGCAAGCTGATTTTTATAAGCGACCTTAAATTAGGTCGCTTATTTTTTTGCGCAAATATCTGTTAAACTTTTTATTGATATTTCAATTTTAACAATGACTGCCATGCCAACCACTGACCAAAAAACAACAAGCCATTTTAAGGAGTCTTCAGTGAAGCCTACGCTGCCCATTGGTCGCTTTGCCCCCTCCCCGACCGGTGAGCT contains:
- the dksA gene encoding RNA polymerase-binding protein DksA → MSTLTTNPNEVKFAPYAPADNEEYMSEAQLEHFRAILLDWKEQLIGEADRTKSYIQDESSAMPDINDRATQEEEFALALRTRDRERKLIRKIDKSIAEIDNEEYGYCETCGVEIGLRRLEARPTATQCIDCKTLSEIKERQNQGHT